A window of Thunnus thynnus chromosome 17, fThuThy2.1, whole genome shotgun sequence contains these coding sequences:
- the pla2g10 gene encoding group 10 secretory phospholipase A2 yields the protein MTAFYRIIFLLSVAVASVTTRGSQRTKRGLLELAGAIKCSTGRSALAYMMYGCYCGLGGQGWPRDKADWCCHRHDCCYGVAERFGCQTKTDRYQWTCEDKTAECDDVKDKCEKLLCKCDRDAAKCLRKAPFIRKYALWPDFLCGYQQPTCNIY from the exons ATGACTGCGTTTTACCGGATAATTTTCCTTCTATCTG TGGCCGTGGCCTCTGTGACGACACGCGGGTCCCAGCGGACTAAAAGAGGGCTACTCGAGCTGGCAGGAGCCATCAAATGCAGCACAGGGAGATCTGCCTTGGCTTATATGATGTACGGATGCTACTGCGGACTGGGTGGTCAAGGCTGGCCCAGAGACAAGGCAGACTG GTGCTGCCACAGACATGACTGCTGTTACGGAGTCGCCGAACGTTTCGGCTGCCAAACCAAAACAGACCGGTATCAGTGGACATGTGAGGACAAGACAGCTGAGTGTG ATGATGTGAAGGACAAATGTGAAAAGCTGCTGTGCAAGTGTGACAGAGACGCTGCCAAATGTTTGAGAAAAGCACCTTTCATCCGGAAATATGCCTTATGGCCAGATTTCCTCTGTGGCTACCAACAACCAACGTGTAATATTTACTGA